From Hartmannibacter diazotrophicus, a single genomic window includes:
- a CDS encoding aminotransferase class I/II-fold pyridoxal phosphate-dependent enzyme codes for MSDEKNGPSDKRSSKEALMANLREANRNRRPRPAPPAHAAKAETSRRPVKPFDFSTLPEYRELRMQRAAADMMGIGNPFFRSHEGLAAATTMIGNRTFLNFASYNYLGLNGHERVNAAAKAAIDRYGTSVSASRLVAGERPIHREFEEKIAELHGVEDAIAMVSGHATNVSTIGTLLGPRDLIMYDALIHNSIAEGARLSGASRVSFPHNDWRFVSQTLDKVRHQYEKVLIVIEGLYSMDGDFPDLTRFIEVKASHDAWLMVDEAHSIGVLGKTGRGIAEHAGIDPKLVEIWMGTLSKTLSGCGGYIAGTSALVDFLKVKAPGFVYSVGLPPALAAAAITSIDLMLEEPWRVAKLHENGQFFVEEAKNAGLDVGLSEGYAVCPIIVGGSAQAAVLAHRIYERGLNALPIIYPAVPEKAARLRFFITSLHTREEISDAVRITAEELEIVRSAGSVLQQLSAR; via the coding sequence ATGAGCGACGAGAAGAACGGCCCCTCAGACAAGCGTTCGTCCAAGGAAGCGTTGATGGCGAACCTGCGCGAGGCCAATCGCAATCGACGCCCGCGCCCGGCGCCGCCGGCCCATGCCGCGAAGGCGGAAACCAGCCGGCGACCGGTCAAGCCGTTCGACTTTTCGACGCTGCCTGAATATCGCGAACTGCGCATGCAGCGGGCCGCCGCCGACATGATGGGGATCGGCAATCCGTTCTTTCGGTCCCACGAGGGACTGGCTGCCGCGACCACGATGATCGGCAACCGGACCTTCCTCAATTTCGCGTCCTACAACTATCTTGGCCTCAATGGCCACGAGAGGGTCAATGCGGCGGCCAAGGCCGCGATCGACCGCTACGGCACGTCGGTCTCGGCCAGCCGCCTTGTGGCGGGCGAGCGTCCGATCCACAGGGAATTCGAAGAGAAGATTGCTGAACTGCATGGTGTCGAGGACGCCATCGCGATGGTCAGCGGTCATGCGACCAACGTCAGCACGATCGGAACGCTGCTCGGGCCCCGCGACCTCATTATGTATGATGCGCTCATTCATAACTCGATCGCGGAAGGAGCCCGTCTGTCCGGTGCCTCGCGGGTGAGCTTCCCGCACAATGACTGGCGATTCGTTTCCCAGACCCTCGACAAGGTGCGGCATCAGTATGAGAAGGTGCTGATCGTCATCGAGGGGCTCTACTCGATGGATGGTGACTTTCCCGACCTGACCCGTTTCATCGAGGTCAAGGCGTCGCATGACGCCTGGCTGATGGTCGACGAGGCGCATTCGATCGGCGTCCTCGGCAAGACGGGTCGAGGCATCGCGGAGCACGCGGGCATCGATCCCAAGCTCGTCGAAATCTGGATGGGCACGCTATCGAAAACGCTCTCCGGCTGCGGCGGCTATATCGCCGGCACGTCGGCGCTGGTCGATTTCCTGAAGGTGAAGGCGCCGGGGTTCGTTTATTCGGTCGGCCTGCCTCCGGCACTCGCCGCCGCGGCCATCACCTCGATCGACCTGATGCTCGAAGAGCCATGGCGAGTGGCGAAGCTGCACGAGAACGGGCAGTTTTTTGTCGAGGAGGCCAAGAATGCTGGTCTCGACGTCGGCCTTTCGGAGGGCTACGCGGTCTGTCCGATCATCGTTGGCGGATCGGCCCAGGCTGCGGTGCTTGCTCACCGGATCTATGAGCGCGGTCTCAACGCCCTGCCCATCATCTATCCGGCCGTTCCCGAGAAGGCGGCGCGTCTTCGCTTCTTCATCACGTCGCTGCACACGCGTGAGGAGATTTCGGACGCCGTGCGGATCACCGCCGAGGAACTGGAGATCGTCCGGTCGGCGGGATCGGTGCTGCAGCAACTCAGCGCCCGCTGA
- a CDS encoding peptide chain release factor 3, producing the protein MTMTETARQAADRPDALDQEISRRRTFAIISHPDAGKTTLTEKLLLFGGAIQLAGQVRARGERRRTRSDWMSIERDRGISVVTSVMTFEYGGNVFNLLDTPGHEDFSEDTYRTLTAVDAAIMVIDAAKGIEDRTRKLFEVCRLRDIPIVTFINKMDRETRDPFEVLDEIEKTLALDTAPMTWPIGGGRDFLGTYDIETGKVRLMNETSDDHNDMIGDNALTDLLASRNMDHVAEELELVRDGCNPFDLGAFREGTLTPVYWGSALRNFGIKDLLDGLARFSPPPRDQAADKRTVHANEAKMTAFVFKIQANMDPNHRDRIAFIRLCSGKLTRGMKVRHVRSGKQMGLHTPQFFFAQERHIADEAYAGDVVGLPNHGTLRIGDTLTEGEDLTFVGVPNFAPEILRRVRLEDAMKAKKLKQALQELAEEGVVQVFRPVDGSPALVGFVGALQLDVLQNRLAAEYGLTVGFEGSQYTLARWIAAEDGKQLDEFLAANRSATAEDVDGDPVLLSTSGYALNYVRDKWPKIRFADIKETQARPSA; encoded by the coding sequence ATGACCATGACCGAGACCGCACGTCAGGCGGCTGACCGACCTGATGCACTGGACCAGGAAATTTCCCGCCGCCGCACCTTCGCGATCATTTCGCACCCGGACGCCGGCAAGACGACGCTGACCGAGAAGCTGCTGCTTTTCGGCGGCGCGATCCAGCTTGCCGGTCAGGTCAGGGCGCGCGGCGAGCGTCGCCGGACACGTTCCGACTGGATGAGCATCGAGCGGGACCGGGGCATCTCTGTCGTCACGTCGGTGATGACCTTCGAATATGGCGGCAACGTCTTCAACCTGCTCGACACGCCGGGCCACGAGGACTTTTCCGAAGACACCTACCGCACGCTGACAGCGGTCGATGCCGCGATCATGGTCATCGACGCGGCCAAGGGTATCGAGGATCGCACGCGCAAGCTCTTCGAGGTCTGCCGCCTCAGGGACATTCCGATCGTCACCTTCATCAACAAGATGGACCGCGAGACGCGCGATCCCTTCGAGGTGCTCGACGAGATCGAGAAGACGCTGGCGCTCGATACCGCGCCGATGACCTGGCCGATCGGTGGCGGACGAGACTTTCTCGGTACGTATGATATCGAGACGGGCAAGGTCCGGCTGATGAACGAGACCAGCGACGACCACAACGACATGATCGGCGACAATGCGCTCACCGACCTTCTGGCGTCCCGCAACATGGACCATGTCGCCGAGGAGCTGGAACTCGTCCGCGACGGATGCAATCCCTTCGATCTGGGAGCCTTCCGGGAGGGAACGCTGACGCCGGTCTACTGGGGATCGGCGCTGCGCAATTTCGGCATCAAGGATCTCCTCGATGGTCTGGCGCGATTTTCCCCGCCGCCGCGCGATCAGGCGGCCGACAAGCGGACGGTCCATGCCAACGAAGCGAAGATGACGGCCTTCGTCTTCAAGATCCAGGCGAACATGGATCCGAACCATCGCGACCGGATTGCCTTCATCCGCCTTTGTTCCGGCAAGCTGACGCGGGGCATGAAGGTCCGCCACGTCAGGTCCGGCAAGCAGATGGGCCTCCACACGCCGCAGTTCTTCTTCGCCCAGGAACGACATATCGCGGACGAGGCGTACGCGGGCGATGTCGTCGGGCTTCCGAACCATGGAACCTTGCGCATCGGCGACACGTTGACCGAGGGTGAGGATCTGACCTTCGTCGGCGTCCCCAACTTCGCTCCCGAAATTCTTCGACGGGTGCGCCTTGAAGACGCCATGAAGGCGAAGAAACTCAAGCAGGCCCTTCAGGAGCTTGCCGAGGAAGGTGTTGTGCAGGTTTTTCGGCCGGTCGATGGCTCCCCTGCCCTCGTCGGCTTCGTTGGTGCTCTGCAGCTTGACGTGCTGCAGAACCGTCTTGCGGCCGAATACGGGCTCACGGTCGGTTTTGAAGGCAGCCAGTACACCCTAGCGCGCTGGATTGCGGCCGAGGACGGCAAGCAGCTTGACGAATTCCTGGCTGCCAATCGCAGCGCGACGGCCGAGGATGTGGACGGAGATCCGGTTCTTCTGTCGACGTCGGGCTATGCGCTGAACTACGTCAGGGACAAGTGGCCGAAGATCCGCTTCGCGGACATCAAGGAAACTCAGGCACGGCCATCCGCCTGA
- a CDS encoding type I polyketide synthase — translation MNDIAIVGYSCRLPKASTADEFWGLLDRGECVISEVQPDRWSKRRFGHPGQGVVGRSYTWAAGQIEDIWGFDPVFFGISPREAEQMDPQQRLLLQVAWEAFEHSGIRPSDIAGTETGVYVGASGMDYSHSLIVDTGSGDTQSMTGSTLSIVSNRISYIFDLRGPSFTVDTACSSSIVAMHEALEAIRAGRIDTAVVAGVNVLLSPFAFVGFSRASMLSPTGLCRAFDAAGDGYVRSEGAVAIVLRRADVARAAGNPIRSLVVGSGINSDGRTAGLSLPSTEQQAALLEQVYERFEIDPRSLAYVEAHGTGTRAGDPIEANALGTILGRRRTSPLPIGSVKTNIGHLESASGLAGLLKVQLALEKGRLPASLHFNTPNPDIDFEGLNLEVVSEGRLIVGEGPHHIGINSFGFGGANAHVVLKEAVPTMASERPEFQAPLVVSARSREALKALAERYRDRLDAANDGEARIIANAAAYRRDHLDYRVVVPGDRQSDLVKGLDAFLAGERSAISAQATARNGKVAFLYSGNGSQWAGMGMAAYQTDPDFQQAFETINRLFMRVAGWSLLTTLFSEDLENDVERTEVAQPLLFAIQVAMTQALARRGLRPDAVAGHSVGEVAAAWACGALSLEQAVELIHVRSTCQEVTRHLGGMAALLVSADQAREALSLPEFAGLEIAGDNSPRSVTLSGSYDQIDAFAKFARKKRWAMRKLKLDYPFHCALIEPIRNNIVDALSDLAPTDGPVQFISTVSGRSLDGRELDGEYWWQNVRRPVLFRAAVEELAALDMRVFVEIGPKPVLQNYVADSLAAIGKPGVALASFDESDRVGEDVIGGIATRAFANGASIDMEKLFGPALPLGIDLPVYAWQNQTYRPVASDETFDVFGHDDDHPLLGSRSRFNTGPYFSFIDTYLVPWLADHKVEDATVYPAAGFAEMALAAARQEFGPDSMVEVLDFDILRPMLIEDGSTRETRVDIDMAHQVIEIGSRRRLSGDDWALHVRGRVAKAPVQTAPRDERTVPTGTPSLSSEDLYLQTQRFGLNYGPAFRRAKGVYEIGERSIYVALSDAAAGDVGDSQFSLHPTLLDASFHGLFQLITRLVAPVAGTSFLPVRIGSLRLFAAGATPVGAFIDIEKASSHSVVAKFTLIAADGSVVAVADGCRFKSVHLTRPDHPDEFAFRVAALRHIEPGEVVDAGEAWEAATLGRAQALGLVASDYGEPDDADLLIDAASRSLAFSTLERFASDDRRLDPVALAGDGRLHETALPLLGRILDAVLEDGAAECSQDGIWTLAAESPYPALSTVIQALLGDHPKRIAEVAVLSRLSTSLEQILTDGLEDGNDPRLSAGLTDYFATGSQTGEALIQAASTVAEDLLGTWPDCRPLRALVLGRGASHVARLLAQGGDKVTRVVVSDADPHKVERLKLRLEGEPQIEVLTIDELNEASAFDVVLSIGALATPSRDDIASKSPELLAGGGLFISAEPEPAFFADLVGGTATDWWRDTLVGAHPIGPVAGAEALTARLIEAGFETADWGPIALAGSQTSLLVAKMPTKSAATQEELVDPVLIVAVGNDALSKALADALSSDLSRRDRKVLLAVGDMDETGAGRLDAVGSDSDGGLKDLLAAGSAKDLVLLPAMRPISGWPTKVVLRATMVIHAILNGAMKPPARLWLVAPGGAGVASHDPVSAALWGLGRVLINEYPDIETRLVDFSPTMAPAEAATRLGRLLANPGDEREFVLDLQGSSVLRVVPAKGFASRAERNRLTGECGMVLDLEHQGSPDGLAWKAVERHAPADDEIEIEVAATGLNFRDVMWALGLLPDEALEDGFAGATLGMECSGVVTRVGPTVTRFVPGDRVITFAPACFASHVKVAEKAVAPVPAQLDLEAAATIPVTFLTAYYALVDLARLEEGETILIHGGAGGVGLAALQIAHWRGAKVIATAGSPEKRALLDMLGAHHVLDSRSLAFHDEVMQLTGGDGVDVVLNSLFGEAMERSIAVLRPFGRFVELGKRDYYANSRIGLRPFRQNLSYFGVDADQLLTRRPKLATRLFDDLVKRFEEGVFSPLPYRVFDADRITDAFRLMQQSGHIGKILVRPPEMMPAPGQRPTPIHADATYLIVGGLGGFGVETARSLVERGARHLALVSRSGTVSETAGAVIADMESAGAEVRVYACDAAERPQVDKLFETIAKEMPPLKGIMHTAMVIDDALFQNLDATRIESVLAPKIAGASNLDAASRGLPIDLFVLYSSATTLIGNPGQAAYVAANAYLEGLARQRHAAGLPALTVAWGAIADVGYLARNAEVNAMLSMRMGAQALTARQALKGLHLALDAGLDDPVIAYARMNWASAKRELAIMATPLAEVVMRNVDDSVAASTGDGELGRQIAELPQREAIKLVCDILADEISHILRLPLEDIDPVRPLTEIGMDSLMALELRMAAEQKLGFDIPLLSLANGATLSAIATRVVERVQGSEGALSGDAEIVAARHVAEDEGIDVSAAMSAIEERSAETKRLI, via the coding sequence TTGAACGACATAGCCATCGTTGGATATTCCTGCCGTCTTCCAAAGGCTTCAACAGCAGACGAATTCTGGGGGCTGCTCGATCGCGGCGAATGTGTGATTTCCGAGGTCCAGCCGGATCGTTGGTCGAAACGCCGCTTCGGCCATCCGGGCCAGGGTGTCGTTGGGCGCAGCTACACGTGGGCAGCCGGCCAGATCGAGGATATCTGGGGCTTCGATCCTGTTTTCTTTGGCATTTCGCCCCGTGAAGCCGAGCAGATGGACCCGCAGCAACGTCTGCTGCTGCAGGTCGCCTGGGAGGCTTTCGAGCATAGCGGCATCAGGCCGTCCGACATCGCAGGAACGGAGACCGGCGTTTATGTCGGTGCGTCCGGCATGGACTATTCGCACTCGCTGATCGTGGATACGGGGTCCGGCGATACGCAGTCGATGACCGGCAGCACCCTTTCGATCGTCTCCAATCGCATTTCCTACATTTTCGATCTGAGGGGCCCGAGCTTCACGGTCGATACGGCCTGTTCGTCCTCGATCGTTGCCATGCATGAGGCACTGGAGGCCATCCGTGCCGGCCGGATCGACACGGCCGTCGTCGCGGGTGTGAATGTTCTCCTGTCGCCCTTCGCCTTCGTCGGCTTTTCGCGGGCGTCCATGTTGAGCCCGACAGGGCTTTGCCGTGCGTTCGATGCCGCCGGTGACGGGTATGTGCGATCGGAAGGCGCGGTCGCGATCGTCCTGCGCCGGGCCGACGTTGCCCGTGCGGCCGGCAATCCCATTCGCAGTCTCGTCGTCGGGTCCGGCATCAATTCGGACGGTCGTACCGCCGGGCTGTCGCTTCCTTCCACCGAGCAGCAGGCAGCCTTGCTCGAACAGGTCTACGAGCGCTTCGAGATCGATCCGCGCTCGCTGGCCTACGTTGAGGCTCATGGCACGGGAACGCGCGCCGGAGATCCGATCGAGGCCAATGCTCTCGGTACCATTCTCGGCCGGCGCCGGACGTCTCCCTTGCCGATCGGCTCGGTCAAGACGAACATCGGTCATCTGGAATCGGCATCGGGTCTTGCCGGCCTGCTCAAGGTGCAACTCGCACTTGAAAAGGGCCGGCTTCCCGCATCTTTGCACTTCAATACGCCCAACCCCGATATCGACTTCGAGGGGCTCAATCTCGAGGTCGTCAGCGAAGGGCGGCTGATTGTCGGCGAAGGCCCGCACCATATCGGCATCAACTCCTTCGGATTTGGCGGAGCCAATGCCCATGTCGTGCTGAAAGAGGCTGTTCCCACTATGGCGAGCGAAAGGCCGGAGTTCCAGGCGCCGCTTGTCGTCAGTGCCCGATCGCGCGAAGCCCTGAAGGCTCTGGCCGAGCGCTACCGCGACCGTCTCGACGCGGCGAATGACGGCGAGGCGCGGATCATCGCCAATGCGGCTGCCTATCGGCGCGATCATCTCGACTATCGCGTTGTCGTGCCGGGTGACCGCCAATCCGACCTCGTCAAGGGCCTCGACGCGTTCCTTGCCGGCGAACGGAGTGCGATTTCGGCCCAGGCGACGGCGCGGAACGGAAAAGTCGCCTTCCTCTATTCCGGCAATGGCTCGCAGTGGGCTGGCATGGGCATGGCCGCCTATCAGACCGATCCGGATTTCCAGCAGGCCTTCGAGACGATCAACCGGCTCTTCATGCGCGTCGCGGGCTGGTCGCTCCTGACGACGTTGTTCTCCGAAGATCTGGAAAATGACGTCGAGCGTACCGAGGTGGCCCAGCCGCTGCTGTTCGCCATCCAGGTGGCGATGACCCAAGCCCTCGCCCGCCGCGGATTGCGGCCCGACGCGGTGGCGGGCCACAGCGTCGGCGAGGTTGCCGCGGCCTGGGCCTGCGGAGCTCTCTCGCTGGAGCAGGCGGTCGAACTCATTCATGTGCGCTCGACCTGCCAGGAAGTCACGCGCCACCTCGGCGGCATGGCGGCCCTGCTGGTATCGGCGGATCAGGCGCGCGAAGCTCTGTCGCTTCCCGAATTTGCGGGTCTCGAAATCGCCGGCGACAACAGTCCTCGCAGCGTCACGTTGTCCGGAAGCTACGACCAGATCGATGCCTTTGCGAAGTTCGCCCGCAAGAAGCGCTGGGCGATGCGCAAGCTCAAGCTCGACTATCCCTTCCACTGCGCCCTGATCGAGCCGATCCGCAACAACATCGTCGACGCCTTGAGCGATCTCGCGCCCACCGACGGACCGGTCCAGTTCATCTCGACCGTCTCCGGACGGTCCTTGGACGGCCGGGAACTGGATGGGGAATACTGGTGGCAGAATGTGCGTCGTCCGGTTCTGTTCCGGGCGGCCGTTGAGGAACTCGCCGCGCTGGACATGCGGGTCTTCGTCGAGATCGGGCCGAAGCCGGTTCTGCAGAACTATGTTGCCGACTCGCTGGCGGCCATCGGCAAGCCCGGTGTTGCGCTCGCCAGCTTCGATGAATCCGACCGCGTTGGCGAGGACGTCATCGGCGGCATCGCGACAAGGGCCTTCGCCAATGGCGCCTCCATCGACATGGAGAAGCTCTTCGGCCCTGCCCTGCCGCTTGGGATCGATCTGCCGGTCTATGCGTGGCAGAACCAGACCTATCGTCCCGTGGCCTCGGACGAAACGTTCGACGTCTTTGGACACGACGACGACCATCCGCTTCTCGGCAGCCGGTCGAGATTCAACACCGGCCCCTATTTTTCCTTCATCGACACCTACCTGGTCCCCTGGCTGGCGGATCACAAGGTCGAAGATGCGACCGTCTATCCGGCCGCCGGTTTCGCCGAGATGGCGCTGGCTGCGGCCCGGCAGGAATTCGGTCCGGACTCGATGGTGGAAGTCCTCGATTTCGATATTCTTCGGCCGATGCTGATCGAGGACGGATCGACGCGCGAGACGCGCGTCGACATCGACATGGCCCATCAGGTCATCGAGATCGGCAGCCGCCGCCGTCTTTCCGGCGATGACTGGGCACTTCACGTGCGTGGTCGCGTTGCAAAGGCTCCGGTTCAGACGGCGCCGCGGGACGAGCGGACGGTGCCGACCGGCACGCCGTCACTCTCCAGCGAGGATCTCTACCTTCAGACGCAGCGCTTCGGCCTCAACTACGGACCAGCATTCCGGCGGGCGAAGGGTGTCTATGAGATCGGGGAGCGGTCGATCTACGTCGCTCTCTCGGATGCAGCGGCCGGCGACGTCGGCGACAGCCAGTTCAGCCTTCATCCGACACTGCTGGATGCCAGCTTCCACGGTCTTTTCCAGTTGATCACCCGCCTGGTCGCCCCGGTTGCGGGAACGTCGTTCCTGCCTGTGCGGATCGGCAGTCTGAGGCTGTTTGCCGCCGGCGCGACGCCGGTCGGCGCCTTCATCGATATCGAGAAGGCATCGAGCCACTCGGTCGTTGCGAAGTTCACGCTGATTGCCGCTGACGGAAGCGTTGTTGCCGTCGCTGACGGCTGTCGCTTCAAGTCGGTTCATCTGACGCGGCCCGATCATCCCGACGAGTTCGCGTTCCGGGTGGCCGCTCTGCGCCATATCGAGCCCGGTGAGGTGGTTGACGCGGGAGAGGCATGGGAGGCTGCGACGCTCGGGCGGGCTCAGGCCCTCGGTCTGGTCGCATCCGACTATGGCGAACCGGACGATGCCGATCTGCTCATCGATGCCGCCAGCCGGTCTCTGGCTTTCTCCACTCTGGAGCGGTTCGCGAGCGACGATCGCCGTCTGGATCCAGTGGCACTGGCGGGCGACGGACGCCTGCACGAGACGGCCTTGCCGCTCCTTGGCAGGATACTGGACGCGGTTCTGGAGGACGGGGCGGCCGAGTGTTCGCAGGACGGCATCTGGACCCTTGCGGCCGAAAGTCCCTATCCGGCGCTCTCCACGGTCATCCAGGCGTTGCTTGGCGACCATCCGAAGCGGATTGCCGAAGTCGCGGTGCTTTCGCGTCTTTCGACGTCGCTTGAGCAAATCCTGACAGACGGCCTTGAGGATGGAAACGACCCCAGACTTTCCGCGGGTCTTACCGACTATTTCGCGACCGGATCGCAGACTGGCGAAGCGCTGATTCAGGCGGCGTCGACCGTGGCGGAAGATCTGCTGGGCACGTGGCCGGACTGCCGTCCGTTGCGGGCTCTCGTGCTCGGGCGTGGCGCGTCGCATGTTGCCCGTCTCCTTGCGCAGGGAGGTGACAAGGTCACCCGTGTCGTCGTCTCCGATGCCGATCCGCACAAGGTGGAGCGACTGAAGCTTCGGCTCGAAGGAGAGCCGCAGATCGAGGTCCTGACGATCGACGAACTGAACGAAGCGTCGGCTTTCGACGTCGTTCTTTCGATCGGCGCCCTGGCGACGCCGTCCCGGGATGACATTGCTTCGAAATCACCCGAGCTTCTGGCTGGAGGCGGGCTTTTCATTTCAGCCGAACCGGAGCCGGCGTTCTTCGCCGATCTCGTCGGTGGTACGGCCACGGACTGGTGGCGCGATACCCTCGTTGGCGCCCATCCCATCGGTCCCGTTGCCGGCGCGGAGGCGCTAACCGCACGCTTGATCGAGGCAGGATTCGAAACGGCGGATTGGGGTCCGATTGCCCTTGCCGGCAGCCAGACCAGCCTGCTTGTGGCAAAGATGCCGACGAAATCGGCGGCGACGCAGGAAGAACTCGTCGATCCGGTGCTGATCGTGGCGGTCGGCAACGATGCCTTGTCGAAGGCTCTCGCCGATGCGCTGTCTTCGGATCTGTCCCGGCGAGACCGCAAGGTGCTTCTCGCCGTCGGCGATATGGACGAGACCGGTGCCGGCCGGCTGGATGCGGTCGGTTCCGACAGCGATGGCGGGTTGAAGGACCTTCTTGCGGCTGGTTCGGCCAAGGATCTGGTCCTTCTGCCCGCGATGAGGCCGATCAGCGGCTGGCCGACCAAGGTGGTCCTGCGGGCAACCATGGTCATTCACGCGATCCTCAACGGTGCGATGAAGCCGCCGGCAAGGCTCTGGCTCGTGGCCCCCGGCGGGGCTGGCGTTGCCAGTCACGACCCGGTGTCGGCCGCCCTTTGGGGCCTCGGGCGCGTGCTGATCAACGAGTATCCGGACATCGAGACCCGGCTCGTCGATTTTTCCCCGACGATGGCGCCGGCGGAGGCGGCCACTCGTCTCGGCCGTCTTCTTGCCAATCCTGGCGACGAGCGGGAATTCGTTCTCGACCTGCAGGGCAGTTCGGTGCTGCGCGTCGTGCCGGCAAAGGGCTTTGCCTCACGGGCGGAGCGCAACCGCCTCACCGGCGAGTGCGGCATGGTGCTTGACCTGGAACATCAGGGATCGCCCGACGGGCTTGCCTGGAAGGCGGTCGAGCGCCACGCGCCGGCGGACGACGAGATCGAGATCGAGGTCGCGGCAACGGGCCTCAACTTCCGCGACGTCATGTGGGCTCTCGGCCTGCTGCCCGACGAGGCGCTCGAAGACGGCTTTGCCGGCGCGACCCTTGGCATGGAATGCTCCGGCGTTGTGACGCGGGTCGGTCCCACGGTGACGCGGTTTGTTCCCGGCGACAGGGTCATCACCTTTGCGCCCGCGTGCTTTGCCAGCCATGTGAAGGTCGCCGAAAAGGCTGTCGCGCCTGTGCCAGCCCAACTCGACCTGGAAGCCGCCGCGACGATCCCGGTCACGTTCCTGACTGCCTATTATGCGCTCGTCGACCTCGCCCGGCTCGAGGAAGGCGAGACGATCCTGATCCACGGCGGCGCCGGCGGCGTCGGACTTGCGGCCCTGCAGATCGCCCATTGGCGCGGAGCCAAGGTGATTGCCACGGCCGGGTCGCCGGAAAAGCGTGCTTTGCTGGACATGCTCGGCGCCCACCATGTGCTGGATTCCCGGTCGCTGGCCTTCCACGACGAGGTGATGCAGTTGACGGGCGGCGATGGCGTCGACGTCGTGCTCAACTCGCTCTTCGGCGAGGCGATGGAACGTTCGATCGCAGTCCTGCGTCCGTTCGGGCGCTTCGTCGAACTCGGCAAGCGCGACTACTATGCCAACTCCCGCATCGGCCTTCGGCCGTTCCGTCAGAATCTGTCGTATTTCGGCGTCGACGCCGATCAGCTCCTGACCCGGCGCCCCAAGCTGGCGACGAGGCTTTTCGACGATCTGGTCAAACGCTTCGAGGAAGGCGTGTTCTCGCCCCTGCCCTACCGGGTCTTCGATGCCGACCGGATCACCGATGCCTTCCGGCTGATGCAGCAGTCCGGTCATATCGGCAAGATTCTGGTTCGCCCGCCGGAGATGATGCCGGCGCCGGGGCAGCGGCCAACGCCGATCCATGCCGATGCGACATATCTCATTGTCGGCGGCCTCGGCGGGTTCGGCGTGGAAACGGCCCGTTCTCTGGTCGAACGAGGTGCCCGGCACCTAGCGCTGGTCAGCCGTTCCGGCACTGTCTCGGAGACCGCAGGCGCGGTCATCGCGGATATGGAGAGCGCGGGCGCCGAAGTCCGTGTCTATGCCTGCGACGCGGCGGAGCGGCCGCAAGTCGACAAGCTCTTCGAAACCATCGCGAAGGAGATGCCGCCGCTCAAGGGCATCATGCACACCGCGATGGTGATCGACGACGCACTGTTCCAGAATCTGGATGCAACGCGGATCGAGAGCGTGCTGGCACCGAAGATCGCCGGTGCGTCGAATCTCGACGCGGCAAGCCGTGGCCTGCCCATCGATCTCTTCGTTCTCTATTCGTCGGCAACGACGCTGATCGGGAACCCCGGTCAGGCAGCCTATGTGGCCGCCAATGCCTATCTGGAAGGCCTCGCCCGCCAGCGTCATGCCGCGGGTCTCCCGGCTCTGACCGTTGCCTGGGGTGCCATCGCCGATGTCGGCTATCTGGCCCGCAACGCCGAGGTCAACGCCATGCTCTCGATGCGGATGGGGGCACAGGCCCTGACGGCCAGGCAGGCGCTGAAAGGACTGCACCTTGCGCTCGACGCCGGTCTCGACGATCCGGTGATTGCCTATGCCCGGATGAACTGGGCGTCGGCCAAGCGCGAACTGGCCATCATGGCAACGCCACTGGCCGAGGTCGTCATGCGCAACGTCGACGATTCCGTTGCCGCGTCGACAGGAGACGGCGAGCTCGGACGGCAGATCGCCGAACTGCCGCAGCGCGAGGCGATCAAGCTGGTCTGCGATATTCTCGCCGACGAAATCTCGCATATCCTGCGCCTGCCACTCGAGGACATCGATCCGGTCAGGCCGCTGACCGAAATCGGCATGGACTCTCTGATGGCGCTGGAGCTGCGCATGGCGGCCGAGCAGAAGCTCGGTTTCGACATTCCCTTGCTATCGCTGGCCAACGGCGCGACGCTCAGCGCCATCGCCACGCGCGTGGTCGAGCGCGTCCAGGGAAGCGAGGGCGCGCTGTCGGGTGACGCGGAGATCGTGGCGGCCCGGCATGTCGCCGAGGACGAGGGCATCGATGTCAGCGCGGCGATGTCTGCGATCGAAGAGCGCAGCGCCGAGACCAAGCGGCTGATCTGA